In the genome of Candidatus Deferrimicrobium sp., the window TTGACAGAAATATAACTATTTTTTAGATTTAATGAATCACCAAGCTACCCGTGCAGGAGGCGCAGATGCTCACGAAGCGGGGGAACGGTCTCAGCCGGCGCGATTTCATCCGGATTGCGGGGGGAACCCTCGCGACGCTCGGGCTGTCCGGGGCGTTGACGCCGAAACTGGCGCGGGCGCTGGAAAAGGCGGCGGCGGGGAGGCCCAAGGTCGTCTGGCTCCACTTTGCCAGCGACACCGGGTGTACGGAGTCGTTCATCAAGTCGGACCACCCGAGCGCGGGGGAACTGGTCCTCGACATCCTTAGCGTCGACTACCACGAGTCGATCATGGCCGCCGCTGGAAAACAGGCCGACGAGGTGTTGGCCAAAGCGGTAGCGGGGAAGGATTACATCTGCGTCGTCGAGGGTGGAATCCCCACGGTCCCCGGCCACGGGATAATCGGCGGACGCGAGATGCTGGCCATTGCCAAGGAGGTATGCGGCAACGCGAAGGCGGTGGTCGCCATCGGCTCCTGCGCGGTCGACGGTGGCGTACCGGCCGCGAAGCCCAACCCGAGCAGGATCTTGGGCGTCGGCGAAGCCCTCGGGATGAAGGTGGTGAATCTTCCGTGCTGCCCCGTGAACCCGGAGTGGCTCGTCGGCACGGTGGTCTACGTTCTCACGATCGGGAAGCTCCCCGAGCTCGACAAGAAAGGTCGCCCGCTGATGTTCTACGGAAGGAAGATCCACGACAATTGTCCGCGGCGGACCCACTTCGACGGCGGCCGCTTCGTGGAGCAGTTTGGTTCGAAGGAGGAAGCCGCGGGGTATTGCCTGTACAAGATGGGATGCAAGGGACCGGAGGCGTGGTCGGAGTGCCCGAAAACCCGCTGGAACTCCAAGGAGTCGTGGTGCATCGAGATCGGTTCCCCGTGCCTTGGATGCTCCGAGGACAGGTGGACCGACAATTTCGCCCCCTTCTACGGGAAGCTCGCCGATGTCGCCCTGCCGTTCGGCGACCTGACCGCGGACAAGATCGGTGTCGGCATCGCCGTCGCCACCGGCGCCGCCATCGTGGGACACGCGGTGGTGAAGGCGGCCCGCGGGAAGAGCTCCGACGAATCGAAGAAATAGCGAACCGGTAGCGAAGGAACCGGACGAGAGGGAGAGCCCATGGCAAAGCGAGTCGTGATCGATCCGATCCCCCGCATCGAGGGGCATCTGCGAATCGAGGTGGAATTGGAGAACGGCAAGGTCAAGGACGCCTGGAGCTCCGGGACCCTGTTCCGCGGCTTCGAGATCATCCTGCAGGGGAGGGATCCACGCGACGCCTGGTTCATCACCCAGCGCATCTGCGGCGTCTGCCCCGTCTCCCACGGGCACACGAGCACCATGGGACTGGAGAATGCGTTCCACGTGACGCCTCCCGACAACGCGCGGATCATCCGCAACCTGATCGAGGGCGGGCAGTTCGTCCACTCCCACATCCTCTGGTTCTACCACCTGAACGCCCTCGACTACGTCGACGTCGTCTCAGCCCTCCAGGCGAAGCCGAAGGAGAAGTCCCTCCAGGACGTTCAGGCGAAGGTGAAAAAGTTCGTGGAGAGCGGGCAGCTCGGTCCGTTCGCCAATGGCTACTGGGGTCATCCCGAATACAAGCTGCCGCCGGACCTGAACCTCCTCGCGGTGGCCCACTACCTCGAAGCCCTCGAGATGCAGAAGGAGGCGTCCGCGGTCGTCGCCCAGCTCGGCGGGAAGATGCCGATGCACATGAGCACCCCCCCCGGTGGGACGACCTTCACCCCCACCGTCGAGGTTCTGGACAACGTCATCTGGCGGCTGAAGAGGCTCCAGCATTGGGTGGACACCGTCTTCCTGCCCGACGTTCTCGCGATCGCGCCGTACTACATCAAGTACGCGGGGATCGGGAAAGGCGTGGGGAACTACCTCTCCTGGGGCGTCTTCGACGACCCGTCGTTCGATCCGAAGAAGAAGCTCCTCCCGCGCGGCGCGATCTTCGACGGCAAGCTCGCCGTGGCCGATGTCGACGGGAAGGAAGTGAAGGAGTACGTCGATTACTCCTGGTTCACCGCCGACTCCGGGAACCGGAGCCCGATGGAGGGGAAGACGGAGCCGAAGTTCACGAAGATGGGGGACACGAAGTACACGTGGCTGAAGGCTCCGCGGATCAAGGACCACCCGATGGAGGTGGGCGCCCTTTCGCGGGTGCTGGTCGCCTACGTGTCGGGGGACGCCAAAGTCAAGTCGATGGTGGACGGGACGCTTTCGGCCCTGGGCCAGGCGGGGCACCCCGAGGTGCTCCTGTCCGTGTTGGGCCGGATCGCCGCACGGGTGCTCGAGACGAAACTTGTGATCGACGGGATGCTGGACTGGACCGGCGAGCTCCTCGCGAACCTCAAGGCGGGGAAGACGCAGACGTATGCGCTGAACGACGTCCCCGAGAAAGGGCAGGGGATGGGGTTATGGGAGGCTCCCCGCGGGGCGCTCGCCCACTACAACGTGATCGAGGGGAAGAAGCTGAAAAATTACCAGTGCGTGGTGCCCACCACCTGGAACGCGTCGCCGAGGGATCACAAGGGGGTTCGAGGGCCGATCGAGGAGGCGCTGGTGGGGACGCCGGTGCTGAATCCCGACAAACCGCTGGAGGTGCTGCGCGTGGTCCACTCGTTCGACCCGTGCATTGCCTGCGCAGTGCACATCATCCACCCGGTCACCAACGAAGTGAAGGCGTTCCGGGTCGTCTGACCACGCCAGGGGGGACGATGATGGCGGAAGAACGGTACTACAAGCACGACGGGTTCGAGCGCTTCACGCACTGGGTCCACACCCTCGACACGGTGATCCTGGTCCTCTCGGGGCTGCAGATCCACTACCCGGGGTTCGCCGTCTTCGGGGCGATGCAGACGGCGCGCTTTCTTCACCTGGCTTCCGGGTACCTCTTCGTGGCCATCGGTGTGTACCATACGTATATCTTCTTCGCCCTCGGCAAGCACAAGATATCGATGCCGGGGTTGCTCGACTTCTCCGAGATAGGCCCGATCCTCAAGTATTACCTCCATCTCAGCCGCGAAAAACCGGTCGTCGAGAAATATAACGTGTTGCAGAAGTTCGGCTACTTCCTGCTCTTCGCGGTTTCCGTCCTCCAGTCACTGCTCGGGTTTGCCCTTTACACCTACCTATGGCCGGCGCAGTTCGCCTTCGTGTACGCGATCTTTGGAGACGCGGTGCACATTCGCATCTGGCACACCACGATCATGTGGCTGTTCCTCTCCTTCACGGCGCTCCACGTCTACCTCGTCGTCACCGAGGACAAGCGGATGATCCAGGCGATGGTGGACGGGTACTACTACCGGAAGACGCCCGGGGGAGCGCCGGAAGGGTAACCCGGGATAACGAACCCGGCCGTTTCGCGGCCCGCCGCGGGAAGTCCTCCCGTCTCGGGCCGATTTTTTTCCATGGTAACGTACCTTCGGAACGGATCGATCCGTACGGGGGGTGACGTCCTGGCCGCGCACCCGAAATCGGAGTCGTTGAGCACCGGGTTGCCCGGCCTTGACCGGGTCTTCACGGGACTCCTGCCCGGCGACAACATCGTCTGGCAGGTGGATGTCGCCGAGGATTACCGCCCCTTCGTCGACCCGTTCGTCCGCGACGCGATCGCCCGAGGGAAACGGCTCGTCTACTTCCGCTTCGCCCGCCACCCGGAGCTCGTTCCCCGGGGGATCGGCGCGGAGATCCACACTCTCCATCCCGAAGTGGGCTTCGAGACGTTCACCGCCCGAATCCACAAGGTGATCGAAGAGGCGGGGCGGGGGACCTTCTACGTATTCGATTGCCTCTCGGACCTCGCGGCCGACTGGTACAGCGACCTGATGCTCGGCAACTTCTTCATGGTCACCTGCCCGTACCTGTACGACCTCGACACGGTGACCTACTTCGCCCTCCTGCGGGACGGACACTCATTCGACGCCGTCTCGTCGATCCGCGGGACGACGCAGCTGCTGATCGACGTTTTCCGCCACAAGGAGCGCCTCTACGTCCACCCGCTGAAGGTCGACCGGCGCTCCTCTCCGACGATGTATCTCCCCCATGTCCGGGACGGGAAGGCATTCCGCCCACTCACGGAAAGCGCGGTGCTCTCCGAGGTGCTGGAGGACCTCTCGAGGCGGCGCGTGGACGCCGTTTCGCGCACGCTCGACATCTGGGACCGGAAGATCCTCCAGGCGCGGGAAGTGCTCGATGAGGTCCGCCTCGGCGTGCGCCCCGGGGGGGAGGCGTCGGAGATCTTCGGACGGCTTCTACGGATGATGGTCACCCGCGACGAGCGGCTGGTGGCCCTCGCCTCCCGGTGGTTCGACCTCGACGACCTCCTCGCCCTCCGGAAGCGGATGATCGGCACGGGATTGATCGGCGGGAAGTCGGTCGGGATGCTCCTCGCCCGCGCGATCCTCTGCAAGGCGGACCCTCGTTGGAGAGAC includes:
- a CDS encoding hydrogenase small subunit; this encodes MLTKRGNGLSRRDFIRIAGGTLATLGLSGALTPKLARALEKAAAGRPKVVWLHFASDTGCTESFIKSDHPSAGELVLDILSVDYHESIMAAAGKQADEVLAKAVAGKDYICVVEGGIPTVPGHGIIGGREMLAIAKEVCGNAKAVVAIGSCAVDGGVPAAKPNPSRILGVGEALGMKVVNLPCCPVNPEWLVGTVVYVLTIGKLPELDKKGRPLMFYGRKIHDNCPRRTHFDGGRFVEQFGSKEEAAGYCLYKMGCKGPEAWSECPKTRWNSKESWCIEIGSPCLGCSEDRWTDNFAPFYGKLADVALPFGDLTADKIGVGIAVATGAAIVGHAVVKAARGKSSDESKK
- a CDS encoding nickel-dependent hydrogenase large subunit, whose product is MAKRVVIDPIPRIEGHLRIEVELENGKVKDAWSSGTLFRGFEIILQGRDPRDAWFITQRICGVCPVSHGHTSTMGLENAFHVTPPDNARIIRNLIEGGQFVHSHILWFYHLNALDYVDVVSALQAKPKEKSLQDVQAKVKKFVESGQLGPFANGYWGHPEYKLPPDLNLLAVAHYLEALEMQKEASAVVAQLGGKMPMHMSTPPGGTTFTPTVEVLDNVIWRLKRLQHWVDTVFLPDVLAIAPYYIKYAGIGKGVGNYLSWGVFDDPSFDPKKKLLPRGAIFDGKLAVADVDGKEVKEYVDYSWFTADSGNRSPMEGKTEPKFTKMGDTKYTWLKAPRIKDHPMEVGALSRVLVAYVSGDAKVKSMVDGTLSALGQAGHPEVLLSVLGRIAARVLETKLVIDGMLDWTGELLANLKAGKTQTYALNDVPEKGQGMGLWEAPRGALAHYNVIEGKKLKNYQCVVPTTWNASPRDHKGVRGPIEEALVGTPVLNPDKPLEVLRVVHSFDPCIACAVHIIHPVTNEVKAFRVV
- a CDS encoding cytochrome b/b6 domain-containing protein, giving the protein MAEERYYKHDGFERFTHWVHTLDTVILVLSGLQIHYPGFAVFGAMQTARFLHLASGYLFVAIGVYHTYIFFALGKHKISMPGLLDFSEIGPILKYYLHLSREKPVVEKYNVLQKFGYFLLFAVSVLQSLLGFALYTYLWPAQFAFVYAIFGDAVHIRIWHTTIMWLFLSFTALHVYLVVTEDKRMIQAMVDGYYYRKTPGGAPEG